The following are from one region of the Juglans regia cultivar Chandler chromosome 10, Walnut 2.0, whole genome shotgun sequence genome:
- the LOC108987074 gene encoding uncharacterized protein LOC108987074, producing the protein MVDWGPVVIAVVLFVLLTPGLLFQLPGNSRVVEFANMQTSGVSILVHTVIFFGLITIFLIAIGVHITTG; encoded by the coding sequence atggtagATTGGGGGCCAGTGGTGATAGCGGTAGTACTGTTTGTGCTGTTAACGCCAGGGCTGTTATTCCAGCTGCCTGGAAATAGCCGAGTGGTGGAATTTGCAAACATGCAGACAAGTGGAGTTTCCATATTGGTCCACACTGTCATCTTCTTTGGACTCATCACTATATTCCTCATCGCCATTGGTGTTCACATCACCACCGggtaa
- the LOC108987043 gene encoding uncharacterized protein LOC108987043: MEANRKLRGFVKGKLMPFHRSATKPSSTVQYISSKIKPNQSSPSTAPLGFVVHQDYAVAQPKQKAVSFIVPPDHNMINRDLVVLSKYENLYGLAADESVDMKAATYISSVQERFKLERMNSERKKCQDMQLSA, translated from the coding sequence ATGGAGGCAAACCGGAAGCTCAGAGGATTCGTTAAAGGGAAGTTGATGCCATTCCATAGATCAGCAACCAAGCCTTCCTCAACTGTGCAGTATATTTCTAGCAAGATTAAGCCAAACCAGTCATCTCCTTCAACTGCTCCTCTAGGGTTCGTGGTGCACCAGGACTATGCGGTTGCTCAGCCGAAACAGAAGGCCGTGTCCTTCATAGTACCACCTGATCATAACATGATTAACCGTGACTTGGTCGTCCTGAGCAAATATGAAAACCTCTATGGGTTGGCTGCAGATGAGAGTGTAGATATGAAGGCTGCAACTTATATATCTTCTGTTCAAGAACGTTTCAAGCTTGAACGAATGAACTCGGAAAGAAAGAAGTGCCAAGATATGCAGTTGAGCGCTTAG
- the LOC108987058 gene encoding truncated transcription factor CAULIFLOWER A — MGRGKVQLKRIEDKSSRQVTFSKRKGGLMKKARELAVLCDVEVALMIFSDRGRLYEFSSAESLGKILERYRTHVEEEIAVRRSSELEKTHHADCPGLQMGARPLEMIQRYLEEQNIQEKTLIELTHLEIELDVILRQTRFRKTQLMIEAIKAHYEEEKQLREEKTLMEEEMAAMMSEDHVLRLELEPNNARAPPLQETLLNLF, encoded by the exons ATGGGAAGGGGAAAGGTGCAGCTGAAGAGAATCGAGGACAAGAGCAGTCGACAAGTGACTTTCTCGAAGCGGAAGGGCGGGCTGATGAAGAAGGCTCGAGAGCTCGCAGTGCTGTGCGACGTGGAGGTGGCGCTCATGATCTTCTCCGACCGAGGCAGGCTCTATGAGTTCTCTAGCGCTGAGAG TCTTGGAAAAATCCTCGAGCGGTATAGGACACATGTAGAAGAAGAAATCGCTGTCCGCAGGAGTTCTGAGCTAGAAAAG ACGCATCATGCTGACTGCCCTGGTCTTCAGATGGGCGCTAGGCCACTGGAAATGATACAAAG GTACCTTGAAGAACAGAATATTCAAGAGAAAACCTTGATAGAACTCACTCACTTAGAGATAGAACTGGATGTGATATTGAGACAAACCAGATTCAGAAAG ACGCAGCTAATGATTGAAGCTATAAAAGCGCACTACGAAGAG GAAAAGCAGCTGAGAGAAGAGAAGACACTGATGGAGGAGGAG ATGGCAGCAATGATGAGTGAGGACCATGTCCTGAGACTGGAACTGGAGCCCAACAACGCCCGTGCCCCTCCACTCCAAGAAACCTTGCTTAATCTGTTTTGA
- the LOC108987073 gene encoding uncharacterized protein LOC108987073: MGADWGPVVVAVVLFILFSPGLLFQLPARTRVVEFGNMNTSGIAILIHAIIYFCILTILVVAIGIHIHVN; the protein is encoded by the coding sequence ATGGGTGCTGATTGGGGGCCGGTTGTTGTCGCGGTGGTTTTGTTCATTCTCTTCTCGCCCGGGTTGCTGTTCCAACTGCCGGCTAGAACAAGGGTGGTTGAGTTCGGGAACATGAACACAAGTGGGATTGCCATTTTGATTCATGCCATTATATACTTTTGCATACTCACCATCTTGGTTGTTGCAATCGGTATTCACATTCACGTTAATTGA